The segment ATCGCCCCGCCGATCACCTGGGAGATGGACGGCGAACAGTACATCGGCGTAACGGCCGGCTATGGCGGCGCCGTGCCGCTGTGGGGTGGCGACATGGCGGTGCTGACCAAGCCGGTCGCCCAGGGCGGTTCGTTCTGGGTCTTCAAACTGCCTGAATGGGACAAGAAGACCGCGCAACGCTGACCGGCCAGGCCGTGCCGAGCAGGCACGGCCCTCGCCGCCCTACCCGGCCGGCGAACATCGCCCGCCCTTCGGTCCCGAGTTGGCGCTCTCGCCGAAGGGCGAGGCGGTGTTTCGCATGGCCTTCCCGGGTCGCCCGGTGCGACCGGAACTGCCGGAGCCATCCCCATGAAGATAATCAACGCCCTGCTGTTGCCCCTGGTCCTGCTGGGCAGCGCCCATGCGCTTGCCGAAGACGACGCGCGCCTGGTCATCAACGGCTGCGTCATCGAGCCGGACAGCCAGTGTCCGAACGCCGACCTGCGCGGTGCGAACCTCGCCAACCAGGATCTGCGCCGGATCAACCTCGCCGGCGCAGACCTCAGCGGTGCCGACCTGCGCCACGCCAATCTCGACCTGGCCAATCTGGAAAAAGCCAGGCTCAAAGGCGCCAACCTCACCCGTGCCAGCCTGCAACAGGCCAATCTGCGCCTGGCCGACTTCAGCGAGGCGCGGCTGGTCGCCATACGCGGTTGGGGCCTGTTCGGCCAGGCCGCACAGTTCCGCCAGGCCGACCTGACCGGCGCCTTTCTGGAGTTCGCCCGCCTGAGCGGTGCAAAGCTGCACGACAGTCGTCTGATCGCGGCAGACCTGGAGATGGCCTGGCTGAGCAAGGCCGACCTCAAGGGCGCGGACCTCAGCGATGCCAACCTGCAGGAGGCCAAGTTCAACGATGCCAACCTGGCCGACGCCAACCTCAGGGGTGCGCGCCGCCATTACGCCACCTTCCAGGGCACCAACATGGAAGGCTGTCGTGACTGCCCGATCGGCTGGGAGCGCTGAGCGCGCCGGCATGGACTCAGTCCACATCTGCCGCTAGGGTTGCCCGATGAGCGGCGCCGCCCGGCGCCGACAGCCGGAGCGAGGCAGGTCAATGCCCGATATCACCGCGGCAAGGTTTCCCGAGGACCGCGATGCGGTTCTGGCAATCTTCACCGAGTACGTTCGCAGTCCGAGCGTCAGCCTCGACTATCAAGGATATACACGCGAGTTCGCCGAACTGCCCGGCGCCTATGCGGCACCGGCGGGCTGCCTGCTGCTGGCTCGCGTCGGCCGCGAGGTGGTGGGCTGCGCCGCCCTGCGCCGGGTCGACGACACCACCTGCGAGATGAAGCGCGTTTATGTGCGTCCGCAGGCGCGTGGCCAGGCGCTCGGCCGGCAATTGGTCGAGCGCATCCTTGCCGAAGCGCGTCGGGCTGGCTACCAGCGCATCTGCCTCGATGTGTTGCCGGAGTTTACCGCGGCGCGCCAGCTCTATCATTCGCTCGGCTTCGTCGCTGCTGAACCGGTAAGCGTCAATCCGGTGCCGGGCACCGCCTTTCTCGGCCTCGAGCTGTAACCGATGGCCAATCTGCCGATTGTTCGCCTCAAGCCGCCTGGCGAAGCCGGCGAACTGGCGCCGTTCGCCGGCATGCCGCCGGAGCGGATCGTCATGCCTGACAGTGCGGCGAGCTGCGAAGCGGTACTGCGTGAGCTGCTCGCCTGGCCAGGTCCGATTGGCTTCGATACCGAGTCCAAACCCACCTTTCGCGTCGGTGAGCATTCGGACGGTCCCCACCTGATCCAGTTCGCTACCCCGCAGCGCGCCTACCTGCTGCGGGTCGCCATTGCTGAATGCCTGCCGGTCGCCAGGGCCGTGCTGGAGAACCCGCGCCTGGTGAAGCTTGGCTTTGGCCTGAAGTCCGACCGCAGCCGTCTGCAGGGCCGGTTGGGCATCGCCTTACGCGCCGGCATCGACCTGGGCAGCGTGTTGCGCTACGAGGGGCGCAAGGGCCAGGTCGGCTTGCGCGGTGCGCTGGCAGCCCTGCGCCAGGAGGCGATCGCCAAGTCGCGCCGGCTGTCGACGTCCAACTGGGCAAACCTGCAACTGAGCGAGGCGCAGCAGCGTTACGCCGCCGACGACGCCTATGGCGCGCTGCAGGTATTCGCGGCGCTCGAGGCCGAGGTGCAGCAAAGGCTCCTCGCGCTCGCCCGTACGCCGGAGCGGTGATGTCATTGCGACAGCCTATCGGGCCGATAGAGCAAATTGTCGTCCGGGGTCTCTCCAGTTCGCCGTAGCGCGGCCGAATTACACAGTGGGCGGTAGGTCCCTCCCTTCACTGGATGCCAAGAAAATGTTCAACAACCAACTCAAGCGGGAGCTGTCGGCGCTTCGCGAGGAAGCCTCGATCAGCCGACAGATCAAGGACTCGCTGTACCGCGAGATGATGGTCCTCGAAGTGGACCCGCAAGGACGCATCCAGCATGCGAACGAAACCTTTCTCGCCGAAATGGGCTACCGCCGCGACGAGTTGCTCGGCCGACCGCTCGACGGCTTGTTTTCCGCGCAATTTCGCAGCGAGGCCAACTATTCCAGGCTGCAGACCGCGATACGCCAGGGCGAGCATTTGTCCGGCGCCTACCGCCTGTTGCGTGCCGATGGCAAGGAGGCCTGGCTGCGCTCGATCTGGCAGCCGATCAAGGCGGCCGATGGCGCGCTGCTGCACATCACGCTCTGCGCCAACAACCTGACCCGCACCATCGAGTCCTCGCGCGAGGCCGAGAGCGTGATCAACGCCCTGCAGCGTTCGACCGCGGTGATCGAGTTCGACCTGAGCGGCCACGTGCTGACCGCCAACCAGCGCTTCCTCGACGGCATGGGCTATCGCCTGGAGCAGATCCAGGGCAAGCACCACCGAATGTTCTGCGAACGAGAGGAAGCCGAGTCGGCCGAGTACCGCGCCTTCTGGGAGCGCCTCAACCGCGGCGATTTCGTGGCGGCCCGCTTCAAGCGCATCGATGCCCTTGGCCGTCCGGTATGGCTGGAGGCTTCCTACAATCCGGTGCACGACGCCTACGGCAAGCTGTACAAGGTGATCAAGTTCGCCACGGTGATTACCGAGCAGGTTCAGCGCGAGATGGCGGTGGCCGAGGCGGCGACGATCGCCTACAGCACGTCGCAGCAGACCGACCTCAGCGCCCAGCGTGGTGCGCAGGTGGTGCAGCAGACCGTCGAGGTCATGCATCAGATCGCCCAGCAGATGCAGGACGCGTCCGATGGCATCGAGGCGCTGGACAAGCAGTCGCAGCTGATCAGCGCGATCCTCAAGACCATCAGCGGCATTGCCGACCAGACCAACCTGCTCGCGCTCAACGCCGCCATCGAGGCCGCGCGTGCCGGTGACCAGGGGCGTGGCTTCGCTGTGGTGGCCGACGAGGTACGCCAGCTCGCCGCGCGAACCAGCAAGGCGGCCGAGGAAATCGTCGGGGTGGTGCAAAAGAACCAGGACCTGGCGCAAGCCGCCGTGCACAGCATGTCGGCCAGCCGCAGCCAGGCCGAGCAGGGCCTGGAATTCGCCAATCAGGCCGGCGCGGTGATCGTCGAAATCCAGGACGGTGCGCAGCGGGTGGTCAGCGCGGTCGGCCAGTTCGCCAGTCAGCTGAACAGCGACAATCGCTAGCGGCGCACGCTGCCCGCACGGCCAGACAACCTGCCTGGCCGTGCGCTCGCGTTACAGCGCGTCCCAGGCATAGCGCACGCCCAGCCAGCCGGCACGCGGCGCCCCCGGGGCGATGAACTGCTCATGGCGCCATTCGTCCGGGTCGCTGGCGAAGGCGTTGCCGGCGCCGACAAAGGGGTTCTCCGCGAGCGCGCCGGCTGTCGCGTAGCGCTTGTCGAACAGGTTGTCGACTCGACCGAACAGCGTCCAGCCCGGTGCGAACCGGTAATCGGCGGTGAGATTGACCACCGCATAGCCCGCCAGCTTTCCGCTGCCTTCGAATTCGTCGTTGGGCCGGTGACGGTTGTTCTCGTTGCCGCGCACGTACTGATCCGAGTAGGCCAGCACGGTGGTGCCCAGCCGCAACCGGTCGTTCAGGTTCCAGTCCAGGCCGAGCTTGAGGTTGTGTCGGGGCAACCCTGGCAGGTAGTCGCCGCTGGCGATGCGGATTTCGTCGTCCGGGCAGCCGCCCTCGCCTTCGGTGCTGTTGTTCTCGGCAAGAATGCAGGCCGAAGAGCGGAAGGTCGCATGCAGCCAGGTGTAGTCGACCCGCCAGTCCACCGGCCCCTGCGTGCCGGCCAGGCCGAACTCGATGCCCTGGCGCTGCGTGCGGCCGAAGTTGGTGAAGTAGCCCTGGCTGCCGCCGGTGCCGACGAACAGCAGGTCGTCATGGTTGATGCTGCGGAAAGCCCCGAGATTCCAGTGCGTGCCGCCGGCCAGCTCGCCGCGCAGGCCGAGCTCCAGCGTGCGCGTGACGACCTGTTCGAGGAAGGGGTCGGCGGCCATGGCGTTGGGCAGGCTGCAGGGATTTTCGGGATCGGCGCAGCCGAGTTCGATCGGCGTCGGCGCACGGTTGCCCTGCGAAAAGCCGCCATACAGCGTCAGCGCCGGCTGCAGCTGCCAGGCAAAGCCCAGGGCCGGGTTGAGTTTGTGGTAGGTGAAGTCGCCGTCGAGGTTGTCACCCATGCGGTCGGAGTTGACCACGCGGGTGCGGTTGTAGCGCAGCGAGCCGGTCAGCTGCAGGCGCTCGGTCAGTGACCAGGTGTCGGTCGCATAGAGGCTCGAGGTGCGGGTGCGACCCAGCAGGCTGTTGACCTGCTCTTCGTCCTCGCTGGCAAGGATGCCGCGCTCGTCGGTCAGCTCGCCGCCCTGCTCGCTTTGCTGGAAGCTGGCGCGTGTGTTGTCGTGCGTCAGGCCGAAGGCAAACTGGTGGGCGCCGGCGTAGTGCGTCCATTGCAGCGCCAGCCCGTAGGCGCGCTGCGTGGTCCGGGTGCGGTTCAGCACGCCGCTTTCCGGGCCTTCGCCGATGAAGCCGTCGTCGGCCCACTCCTCGTATTCATCCTCGTATTCGTCGTTGCCGTCGCCATTGAGCGTCTGCGTGCGGGTGCGACGCAGGTAAAGGGTGCCCGATAGCCGATCGCGCTCGCTCAGCCAGTGGCTGGCCGAGAGTGCCATCAGGTGGCTCCTGTTCTCGGTCTGGTCGGGATAGGTAAAGATCGCGTCTTCGTCGCGATCATGCAGGCTTTCAGGCAGCAGGCCGTTGCCGATCAGGTCGTTGTCGGCATGCGCCAATGTCAGCGCCACGTCGGTGCTGTCGCTGGTCCAGGCGAACTTGCCGAACAGCTGCCGCACTTCGGAGGGCGAATGGTCACGCCAGCCATCTTCGTCCATGCCTTCGGCCGCCAGGTACCAAGAGAAATTCTCGTGGCTGCCGCCCTGCTCGACCGCCGCGCCGTAGCGCCCGAAGGAGCCGCCGTACACCTCGGCCGAGCCGCCCGGATGGGTATCGCCGCGCTTGGTTTGCAAGGCCAGCGCCCCGCCCAGGGTGTTGAGCCCGTAAAGCGGGTTCGAACCGGGCACGAGCGTGGCGCTGGCGAGCGCGGTATTGGGTATCAGGTCCCAGTGCACCACGTCACCGAAGGCTTCGTTGATCCGCACGCCGTCGAGAAACACCGACATGCCCTGCGGCGTGCCCAACAGCGGCGAGGCGGAGAAGCCGCGGTAGTTGAGGTCCGCCTGGTAGGGATTGCCCTGGGTTTCGTTGAGATTCACGCTCGGCAGGCCGCGCTGCAGCTTTTCGGCCAGCGATTGCCCTCCCAATCGATCGAGCTGCCGCTCATCGAGTGTCTGCACATTGGCAGGCACCTGGTCCTTCGGCAGGTCGATGCCCGGCAGCGGAGTCGTGGCGACGACCTCCGCAGCCTCCAGTTCGAGTGGCTCGTCGGCGTGAGCCAGGCCGGGCAACAGGCCGGCGATGGCCAGGGAAAGCAGCGTGCGCCGGGGCAGCCGGCGACTACTGAACTGAGACTGCATCGGGTAGTTCCTTGTTCTTGTCAGGCGGATCGGGCCGAACGAGCCGGCGGGCGGCTCCCTACGTCGGTTTGGGCAGGCCGTGCTGGCAACCTGCCAGGGCGATTATCAGAAGGAGTCTGGCTGCGCCGACAGGGAAGATTTCCCGGTTCGTGCGGGAAAACTTCCCGGCGCCGCGGAGATTGGTCGTACGACCTGCGCATTAGGTCTACGCCGCCTTTCGGGCACATCCAGGCAGCAGCGGCACGGCCGTGCGGCGCTGTTTGCCGGCCGGCGGGGATGGGTGAAGTTCGGAGGCACGCCAGGCGGCCGAAGGCTGCTGGGCGCGGGGCGGTAACGGGACGCGGCGGTCGGCAGGTGACCTGCCACCTGCCCGTCGACGGAGTTGAAGCGGCTGGTGGTCAGGCTTCGCAGAGCATGCGTTCGCCGACCCGCAGCAGGCCCTGGTCGATGGCCAGGTGTACCAGCTCGGCCTGGGAGCTGACCTCGAGCTTGTTCTTGAGCAACGCCATGTGGTTGGACACGGTCTTGCTGCTGATGCACAGACGCTGGGCGATCTCACGGGTGCTGATGCCGCGCGCGAGCATGATGAACACTTCCATCTCGCGCGGCGTCATGTCCGCCAGCCGCCCCTGGTTGGCCGAACTCGACGCGCGCTGGCAGGCCAGCTCGACGGCCAATGGCTGTTCGATGAACGGCTGTCCGGCCAGCACCTTGCGCACCGCCTCGACCAGCACGTCCGGTGCGCAACGCTTGGTCAGGTAGCCGGATGCGCCGGCGTCGAGGGCCTGCCGAACGAGAGCCTGCTCATCGTGCATGCTGAAGATCAGCACCGGCAGCAGCGGCAGGCGCTGGCGCAGGCGCCGGCAGGTTTCCAGCCCGCTGATGCCCGGCAGCCCGAGGTCAAGAATTACCAGGCTGGGCACCTCGTCCTGCACGCTCTGCAGGGCCTGCTCGCCGCTCGCGGCTTCGGTTACCACCACTTCAGGCAGCAAGGCGGTCAGCAGGCTGGCGTAGCCCTGACGGACCACGGCGTGATCGTCGACCAGCAGAATGTTCATGTTGTCGCTCCTGTGCAGGGCAGGTTGAGATAGAGCGTCCAGCCGCGCCCCGGGCAATGCCGCAAGCGCAGCCGGGCGCCGAGACAGCGGGCGCGCTCGCGCATCGAGCGCAGGCCGACGCCGGTACCTTCGGGCGGCTGGCCGTGGCCGTTGTCGGCGACCAGCAGGCTCAGGCCGCGAGTGCCGCCACGTAGCTGCAGGCTGACCTGGCTGGCCTGCGCATGCCGCGCGACGTTGGTCAGCGCCTCCTGGGCGAGCCGGTAGAGGTGCAGCTTGTCGTCCATGTCCAGCGAGGGCATCGTGCCGCGCAGGCGAAACCGGCATGCGATGCCCTGCGAGGCCTGCCACTGCTCGGCAAGCTGGGCGATGGCCTGCTCCAGGCTGAGATGCTCGAGCATGACCGGATACAGGTCGCGGACCAGCCCGCGAAAGCCGTTCTGCAGGTCGAGGCTGTGCTGCTCAAGGTGCGCGGCGGTCTCGCGCACGGCTTCGGGGCGGTCCGCCTGGACACGGAGCAGGCAGGCGCGCGCACGGATGCCGGCGACATACTGCCCGAGATCGTCGTGCATCACCTGCGCCAGGCGTGTGCGTTCGCGTTCCTGCAGCTCCATCAGGGTACGGTTGAGCCGCAGGTTGTCGGCTTCGGCCGCTTCCAGCGCGCCGGCCATCTGGTTGAACTGCCCGGCCAGCCGCTGGGCCTCCGGCAGACGTCGTGCCACCAGGCGTGTGGCCAGCTGCCCGCGCGATATGCGCAGCAGCCCGCCGAGCAGGTCTTCCAGCACGCCCAGTGCATGGCCGACGGCCCAGCGAATGGTAAGCAGGCTCAGTGCCAGGGCCAGGCCGAACAGCGCCAGCAACTGCAACAACGAGTCCCAGACTTCCTCGACCTCGTCGTCCGGGTTGACGGTCAGGCGGATCTGCTGGCCATCGTCGAACTGCACGGTTTTCGCTGGCATCACCTGGGGATACAGCCACTGGCTCAACCAGCGGCGATGCTGCCCTTCGGCTGTGGCTACCGGCTCTGCCCCGGCCGCGATGCGCTCGACCCGGATGTGCCGGAGGCTGTCCTGCAGGCCGCTGGCCAGGGCCTGCGGGTGGCCGCGCAGGCTGAGCGCGAGGTAGTCGACGACCTGTTGCGCGGCATCCATTTCGCGTTGCACGTCGTGCGCGGCCTGGCGCAACAGGACGCTCATGCACACGAGCGTCACCGCCGCGAAGAACAGCGCCACCAGCAGGTAGGTGCGACCAAGGGCATTCATCGCGCCGCCCTCACTTGACTACGAAACGCCCTTCCATGCCCTTGTTCTGCAGGCCCTTGCAATAGAAGGGGTAGCTGCCGGGCTTGATCGGCAAGAAGAAGATCTCCGCTTCGCCGGCGTCCTCGAATTCCAGTTCGGTAAGGGTCATCGCCTTGATCTCGACGCCGCCGGCCTCGACCTTGCGCAGAAAGATCGAATGGGCGAATTCCGGGGCCTGGAAAGCGCACTCCTTCTGACCGTCGGAGATCACCTTGAGCTGGTAGGCGACGCCGGTTTCCAGCTGGTATTCCTTCTGCGAGACCGCGTAGTCGCTTTCTTCGGAGCCGAACTTGAGATCCGGCAGGGCCTGGGTGCGACGGGTCAGGTCGCCGGCGGCGTGACATTGATCGAAGCCGATCAGGCTGGCGATGAACAGGGCGTTGAGCAGCAGCGCTTTGCAAGTGGGCATGGGACAGCCTCGTTATTGTTATCGGTCGCGCCATCCTAAGGCGCGGCGCCTGCGTCTTCCTCCTACCTTGGTAGCGATGGTGCCGACGCCAACCGGCATTGGCGGGCGCCTGCGAGCCGCACGCAAGGGCCGCGCGGCAACCTCGCAGCGCCCGAAAACCCGGGTTGGCAAGGCTGCATCGGCCCTCGCACCAGGCTTGCAGCGGGCCGTCTTGCGCGGCCAGTCCCTCGGCAGCGCTACCAAGGTAGCGACACCAAGGTAGCGATCCATTTCCCGGCTCTGCCGCCGCAATATCCCTGTATTCGTGATGCCAATTGGACATCAGTCGGCCCCGGCCGCCCTGCTCCAGCGCTTGCAGCAGGCCCTTGAGTTTCCCCTTAGTGTTTTCAGGAGTGCCAAGCATGATCCCCCTGCGATCCATACAACACCGAATCGCGCTTATCGGCGGGCTGTGCCTGCTGGTGACGGCGGGCATACTCATCGGCTACAGCGTGTTTCTTGCCAGCTCGACGCAACGGCTGGTCTCCGGCCGCGTCAGCCAGCAGGCTCAGGACGATGCGCTGCAAACCCTGCAGCATCTGGGCGGCAAGTACGCCGGCGAGATCCGCTCGGAGTTCACCGAGGCGCTGGAGGCCGCACGCGGCATGGCAACCACCTTTGCTGTCGCGAAGATGAACGGTGCCGCCAGTGGCGGCCTGCAGATGGGCCGCGATGAGGTCAATGCCGTCCTGCTGAACGTGCTCAAGCGCTACCCGAACTTCAACGGCACCTACGCCTGTTGGGAGCCGGACGCCATCGATGGCCAGGACCTGCTGTTCCAGGACGGGCAGAACGGCAACAACCTCCAGACCGGGCGTTTCACCCGTACTGGACGCGCGCGGCCGATGGCACCATCGCGGTCCAGCCACTGGTCGAGTACGACACCCTGGACAAACACCCCAACGGGGTACTCAAGGGCGGCTGGTACATCGGGCCGAAGGAAACCCAGCGCGAGAGCGTGCTCGCCCCCCTGCCCTACATCGTCCAGGGCAAACAGGTGTGGCTGGCGACCCTGTCGGTGCCGATCGTGGTCGACGGTCGCTTCCTCGGCGTGGCGGGCACCGACTACAACCTTGATTTCGTGCAGAAGATCAGCGAGGAAGTCGCGGGCAAGCTGTTCGACGGCCAGGGCGAAGTGGCGATCATCAGCGACCAGGGGCTGATCGTGGCCGAGAGCCGCAAGCCGGAACTCATCGGCCAGCATTTCCAGAAGATTCTTCCGGACTGGCAGGCGCTGCTGGGCTCCATCCAGGGCGGTGAAGAGCTCGCGCGGCTCGACGACGACGGCATGGTAACGGTGTTTGCGCCCATCGAGCTGGGGCGTACCGGCAAGCCCTGGTCGATGATGCTGCGCATCGACAAGGACATCGTGCTGGCCCAGGCCGCCGAGCTGGAGCGCGAGATGAGCGCACAAAGCGAGCGCAGCGTGCTGCAGCAAATCGGCGTAGGCGTCCTTATTTCCCTGCTTGCCGTGGTGGCGCTGTGGTTCTCCTCGCGTTCGGTGGCACTGCCCATTCGCAAGGCGGCCAACCTGGCACGAGCCATTCAACAGGGCGATCTGTCCCAGCGGCTGGGCCATCGCTCGCCGGACGAGGTTGGCCAGTTGTCGCTCAGCCTCGATCGCATGGCCGACAGCCTGCAGGAGCAGGTAGCCGTAGCCGAGCGGATTTCCCAGAGCGACCTGGCGGTCGACGTGCGTCTGGCGTCCGAGCGCGATCAACTGGGCCTGGCCTTGCGGCGCATGGTCGAGAACCTCAACGGGCTGGTGTCGCAGGTGCAGCTCAGCTCGCAGCTGATCAACGACAAGGCTGGCCAGGTGACCCACCTCAGCCAGGAGCTGGCCGGCGGGGCGACCGAGTCCGCCTCGGCGGTGACCGAAATCAGCGCCACCATCAGCCAGATGGCGACGCAGATCCGCCAGACCTCCGGCTATGCCAGCGAGGCCAACGGGCTGTCGCGCAGCGCCGAACAGGCCGCGCGCGGCGGCAACGAGCTGATGGCGACGCTCAAGGCCGCGATGCAGGAGATCAACCAGTCCGGCCAGGACATCACCAACATCATCCGGGCGATCGAGGAGATCGCGACGCAGACCAACCTGCTGGCGCTGAATGCGGCCATCGAAGCGGCCCGTGCCGGCGAGCACGGCCGCGGCTTCGCCGTGGTGGCCGACGAGGTTCGCCAGCTCGCCGGGCGCAGTGCCGAGGCCGCACAGCGCTCGACGCGTCTGATCGAGGAGTCCAATGCGCGCACCATCAAGGGCATGGAGCTGACCGACGAGACCGCGCAAGCGCTCGAAGCGATCGTCCAGGGCGCCGCGCAGGTGTCGCAACTGGTCGACGAGATCGCCTCGGCATCCAGCCAGCAGGCCTCAGGCATCGAGCAGGTCAGCCTCGCCATCGGTCAGATCGACGAGGTCGTGCATCACAACAGCAGCAATTCCGAGCAGACCAGCCAGACGGCGCAAGAACTTACCCAGCAGGCGCAGCAGATGATCGTTCAGGTCGGCCGCTTCACCGTCAAACGCCTGGGCTAGGCCCACGGGCGGCCTCTGCGGAGGCCGCCACGCGGCGCTGCATTTCTACGACCTTGGTACACAGCGACTGGTACTTTCTGCATATTTCCCCACCCCGAGTCGGTTCCTATGCTGGCCGCAACCCCTGAGGAGTTGCCCATGCGACCGCTCGCGATCCGCACCCTGTTTTCACTGATGGCGCTCGGCGGCGTGCTGACTTCCGTGCAGGCCGCCCCTCCCCCGGCGCCCGCACCGCTGGAGGTGCGCATCGGCTACCTGGGCTATCGGCCCGATCCCGGGCCGCTGCTTTCCAACGTCATCCCCGAACCTGCGGACGCCGGTCTGCGCGGCGCCGAGCTGGCGATCACCGACAGCAACACCACAGGGCGCTTTCTCAAGCACAGTTACAGCCTGGAGGCGGTCAATGCAGAAGACCCCCAGGCGCTGCTCGCCGGCGCCCGCCGCCTGTACGAGGCCGGCTTGCGCCTGATGGTGGTCAACGCGCCGGCGCAGGAATTGCGCCAGCTCGCCGAGGCCTTTCCCGACGCGCTGCTGATGAATGCCGGCAGCGCCGACGATGCACTGCGTCAGGCCTGCCTGCCGAACGTGCTGCACACCTTGCCCAGCCGCAACATGCTGGCCGACGCGCTCGGCCAGTTTCTCGCCGCACGGCGCTGGAACCGCTGGCTGCTGATCGTCGGCAGCACGCCAGAGGATCAGGCGTACGCCGCGGCGCTCAAGCGTGCGGCCAAGCGTTTCGGCCATCGCATCGTCGCCGAGAAGCCCTGGACGTTCGATAACGATCAGCGCCGCACGGCGCAGGCGGAAATGCCGTTGTTCACCCAGACCGCCGAGTACGACGTGGTGCTGGTGGCCGACGAACGTGGCGACTTCGGCGAGTACGTGCCCTACCAGACCTGGTATCCGCGGCCGGTGGCCGGTACCCAGGGCCTGACGCCGACCGGCTGGCACAAGACCGTCGAGACCTATGGCGCGGCACAGCTGCAGAATCGCTTCGAGGCGCATGCGGGGCGCTGGATGAACGACCGCGACTTTGCCGCCTGGATCGCGGTGCGCAGCCTTGCGGCTGCGGTCACCCGTCTCAGAACCACCGACGTGACAGAGCTGCGCGCGCTATCGCTTACCGATCAGCTGCCGCTCGACGGCTTCAAGGGGCGCAAGCTGAGCTTTCGCCCCTGGGACGGCCAGCTGCGCCAACCCATCCCGCTGGTGCACCCGCGCGCGCTGGTTTCCACCTCCCCGCAGGAGGGCTTTCTGCACCCGACCAGCGAGCTGGATACCCTGGGCCTGGACGCGCCGGAAAGCCGCTGTCGGCTGAGCGAGGTGGGCTTGTGAGAGGCCCTGCCCAGCTTGCCGCGCTGGCGGGCCTGTTCGCGTTCCAAGGCAGCGCCGTAGCGGACGAGCTCGGCTACGAGGCCTACCTGGACAGCCCCAAGCGCATCAA is part of the Stutzerimonas balearica DSM 6083 genome and harbors:
- a CDS encoding ABC transporter substrate-binding protein, which produces MALGGVLTSVQAAPPPAPAPLEVRIGYLGYRPDPGPLLSNVIPEPADAGLRGAELAITDSNTTGRFLKHSYSLEAVNAEDPQALLAGARRLYEAGLRLMVVNAPAQELRQLAEAFPDALLMNAGSADDALRQACLPNVLHTLPSRNMLADALGQFLAARRWNRWLLIVGSTPEDQAYAAALKRAAKRFGHRIVAEKPWTFDNDQRRTAQAEMPLFTQTAEYDVVLVADERGDFGEYVPYQTWYPRPVAGTQGLTPTGWHKTVETYGAAQLQNRFEAHAGRWMNDRDFAAWIAVRSLAAAVTRLRTTDVTELRALSLTDQLPLDGFKGRKLSFRPWDGQLRQPIPLVHPRALVSTSPQEGFLHPTSELDTLGLDAPESRCRLSEVGL